The nucleotide sequence GCGCTCCAGGAGCGGAGCCTTGGTCTCCGTCACTCCGTCTGCGGCCTTTTCCATGACAGGTCTCCTCTCGCTTCGTTGGCCGGCACCGAGGTGCCGCGTGACTTCCTACCAGATGCCGCGCGGCAGCACCTCATCGATTGCCTTCGGCAAAACCGCTATCCGGCGCCGGTTCGCGGCAGCCTCTATACAGGAGTGCCGGCTTTGTGAAGTCGCAGCTTCGACGGCTTTTCAAACGGCTTGCGGGTCGAGCGGCCGCGGAACCGTCTCAGTCCGGGCCGCGGATGGTCGCCATCAGCGCCTGGCCGGCGCGGGAGGGCGCGCGCTCGCGGTGGCGGAGTGCCAGGAAGCGCCGGGCCAGCAGCCGCCGGGTCGGCGGCTCAAGGTCGAGCGCGCGCAGGGTGCCGGCGGCCAGCGCCCCGGCGACGGCGAGGCGCGACAGCACCGCGGCGCCGCCACCGGCCGCCGCAGCGGCCCGCACCGCCTCGTTGGAGGGCAGTTCGAGCAGGATGGCGAGGTCGGCCATCGTCAGGCCGGCGGCGGCCACCATGGCCTCGAACAGGGCGCGGGTGCCGGAGCCGCGCTCGCGCGCCACCCAGCGCATCGCCCGGATGTCGTCCGGCGTCAGCGCCCGGTCGGGGACACCGGCGAGGCCGGGCGCGGCGACCGCCACCAATTGGTCCTCCGCCACCGCCTCGACCGCGAGCAGCGGGTGGTCGACCTCGCCCTCGACCAGGCCGAGTTCGACGATGCCGGCGCCGACCTGGCTGGCAACGAACGCGGTATTGCCGATCGCCAGCGACACCGTTACGCCGGGGTGGGCGGTGCGGAACGCCACGAGGCGCGGCGGCAGCCAGTCGTTGGCCACGGTCTGGCTGGCCGCCACCGCGACGTGGCCGCGGGCGAGCCCGGCGAGGTCGGCCAGCATCGCCTCGGCCGCCGCCGCCCGCGCCAGCACGGCGCGGGCCTCGACCAGGAACAGCCGCCCGGCTTCGGTCAGCGCGATGCCGCGGCCGACGCGGTGGAACAGCTGGGTGGCGTGGCGGGCCTCCAGCGCCGCCACCGCGGCGCTCACCGCCGACTGGGTGAGGGCGAGGTCGCCGGCGGCGCGGGTGACGTGCTCGCGCTCGGCGACCGCGACGAAGATACGAAGCTGATCGAGTGTCATGGGCGCTCCGGCCTGATCGGCCGGATTCGTCTTACATCGTCGCCATCACCAGCACGAGGCTGAAGCCGGCGATGAACAGCGCGGCGAAAAGGCCGAGCCACAACGGGCCGAGCCCCTTGGCGGCGAGCCGCCGCACATCGGTCTCCAGCCCCATCGCCGCCAGTGCGACCGAGAGCAGGAACGGCGTCGCCGCGACCAGCGGCGCCTTGACCTCGGCGGGAATGGCGACGGTGCTGTTGAGCGCCACCAGCGCGGCGAAACCGGCGACGAACCAGGGCAGCGGCGCCTGCCGGCGCTCGCCCCGGCGGCGGGCGCCGGCCGCGAGCGCCAGTACCAACGGCGCCAGCATCATCACCCGCGTCAGCTTGGCGACGGTGCCGAACTCGCCGGCGGCCGGGCCACCCTGGAAGGCGGCAGCCACCACCTGGGCGATCTCGTGGATGGCGGCGCCGGTCCACAGCCCATAGGCGTGGGGCGTGAGGCCGAGCAGGCCCGGCACCAGCGGGAACAGCACCATCGCCAGCGAGCCGAACACCGTAACCGAGGCCACCGCGTAGGCGACGTCCTCGTCGGAGGCGTTCACCGCGGTGTTGGCGGCGATCACCGCCGAGGCGCCGCAGATCGAGGTGCCGGCGCCGATCAGCACCGCAAGGTCGCGCTCGACCTTGAGCAGGCGGCCGAGCCACAGCGTGACGAGGAAGGTGGCGGCGAGGCTGGCGGCGATGATGGCGAGGCCGCCGGCGCCGACCGCCGCCACCTGGGCGGTGGTGAGTTGCAGCCCGAGCAGCACGATGGCGAAGCGCAGCACCCGCCGCACGGCAAAGGCGAAGCCGGCCCGCGCCCAATTCGGCGTACCGACCAGATTGCGAACGGCGATGCCGAGCACGATGGCGAGGATCATCGGGCTGACATCGCCGAGGCCCGGCAAGAGGTGGAGCAGGGCGGCGGCGCCCGCCACCGCGCCCGTGAGCGCAAGGCCGGGCAGCAGGCCGGCGGCGGGGCGGAGCTGTGCGGGCAGAGCGGCGAGCGGGGCGGGCGGCACGGACATCGGCGGGGCTCCTGAGGCGCCGCCACCGTGCCGGGGCATGATCATTCGATCAAACGAAATGATTTTTATGAAGCAATCGAAATTATCGAACGTTTTGGCTCAAGATGCCGACCGCGGCTCGCCGCAGCTGAAGGCAGGGCAGCCCAGGGACTTTTCGCGTCGCTGCGTCACGCAATCCTGGCGTGCCGGCCGATCCGGCACGTGCTGTCGGCTTCGCCGGGCGGTTTGATCCACCTCAAGCGGTGCCCGGCGCCAGCCCGATATGTCTTGGCCCTGAGCTTGAGAGGAAGGCAAGCGACCGACGCCTTGTCGCCCGCATCGAACGCCGGCGTTTTCCGCCCCGCATGAGATCAGCGATGCCGCCGACAAGACGGGACGGTCCCTTGCCTGCATCCTGGCGAGATGAAACCAAGACAAGAACGCGCAGGCTTGAGGAGAGCGAGAGATGGCACAGGTGAAGTTCTTCGGTGAGGCGGTTCCTCTGGAAATGCACAAGGTTCGCATCGTCCAGAAGCTGAACCTGCTGCCGATAGATCAACGTCACAAGGCGCTCTCCGTCGCCGGCAACAATACGTTTTTGCTGCAGAATGCCGACGTGTTCCTCGACATGCTGACCGACTCGGGCGTCAATGCCATGAGCGACCAGCAGCTCGCGGCGATGATGGTCGCCGACGACGCCTATGCCGGCAGCGCCACCTACACCCGGCTCGATGCCAAGCTGCGCGAGATCTTCGGCACCGACTACTTTCTGCCGGCGCACCAGGGCCGCGCCTGCGAGCACATCCTGGCCAAGGTGCTGGTGACGCCGGGTTCGGTGGTGGCGATGAACTACCACTTCACCACCACCAAGGCCCACATCACCCTGCAGGGCGGGGTGATCGAGGAGTTGGTTGCCGATGTCGGCCTTGAGGTGAACAGCACGCTGCCGTTCAAGGGCGACATCGACGTCGCCAAGCTCGAAGCCGTCATCAAGAAGTACGGCGCGGACAAGATCGCGTTCGTGCGCGTCGAGTCCGGCACCAATCTGATCGGCGGTCAGCCGGTGTCGCTGCAGAACATGACCGAGCTTCGCAAGGTCTGCTCGCATTACGGCATTCCGTACGTGCTCGACGCCAGCTTGCTGGCCGATAATCTTTATTTTAACAAGACGCGCGAGGACAGCTGCAAGAATCTTTCGATCCGCGAGATCACCCGCAAGGTCGCCGACCTGTTCGACGTCATATATTTCTCGGCGCGCAAGCTTGGCTGCGCCCGTGGCGGCGGCATCTGCATCCGCGACAAGGAGCTCTATCTCAAGATGCGCGGGCTGGTGCCGCTCTATGAGGGCTTCCTGACCTATGGCGGCATGTCGGTGCGCGAGATGGAGGCGATGGTCGTCGGTCTCGACGAGACCATGGACGAGGACATGATCAGCCAGGGGCCGCTGTTCATCGCCGCCATGGTGAATGACCTCGACCGGCGCGGTATCCCGGTGATCACCCCGCCCGGCGGCCTCGGCTGCCACCTCGACGCCAAGCGGTTCGTCGATCACCTGCCGCAATCGCAGTATCCGGCCGGCGCGCTGGCCGCGGCGCTCTATCTCGTCTCCGGCATCCGCGGCATGGAGCGCGGCACGCTGTCCGAGCAGCGCGAGCCGGATGGCCGCGAGGTGTTCGCCAACATGGAGCTGGTGCGGCTCGCGCTGCCGCGCCGTGTGTTCACGCTGTCGCAGGTCAAGTACGCGGTCGATCGCATCGCCTGGCTGCACGAGAACCGCAAGCTGATCGGTGGCCTTGAGTTCATCGAGGAGCCGGCGATCCTGCGGTTCTTCTACGGCCTGCTGAAGCCGGTGTCCGACTGGCAGGATAAACTCGTCGCCAAGTTCCGCGCTGATTTCGGCGACAGCCTCTGAGCGCTGCGCGGCACCATTCGCCGCGGACGCTCCGACTCTGGCATCCGCTGCGGCGGATGCCAGACAGCTGCGCGCTCGCCGCCGGTCCGCGCGTTTTCGCGCCGTCCTGCCTCGCGTCCGGAGCGATTGTTCAGACCCCGTTCATGAGGCAAAGCCGAAGTTTGCCCGCCGTTTGAACCGATCGGCTGACGTCGGCGACCAACGGGCGGGTTCACCGCGGTGAACCGCCAGACGGTGTTCGCCAACGCTGAAACCGGGCCCTCGCCGGCGGTCGGTCATGGCGGCAGAAACACCGTTTGCAGTTTCGATGCGCTCGCGCAGGGCGAACGCACGGTTTCAATGCACAGTCGAACGAGAGACCCTCTCATGACGACAGACATGACACGTCGCGGGCTGCTTGCCGGTTTCGGCGCTTTGCTGGCGACCGGGACGCTGATCGGTGGTGGAACGACTGACGCAGCGGCACAGCCCTATCCGCCGCCCCCGCCGCCAGGCGGAGGCCGTCGCCCGCCACCGCCGGGCCGCCGTCCGCCACCGCCGCCCCCCGGCTGGGGTCGCCGCCCGCCGCCGCCAGGTTGGGGACCGCCGCCGCCGCGCTGGGGCTGGGGACCGCCTCCGCCGCCGCCGCGGCGCTGCTGGTGGGGCTGGGACGATTGGGGCCGCCGCGTGCGCTTCTGCCGCTGATCCGGCTGCCGGCAAGAGGCTGAAATACCTCAAGCTTCCGATCTGATGCAGCGGAATCGGATGACGATCTAGGTTTCTTTCCTGATAAGGTTTCCGGGAGAGCACGTTGCGATCCCGGAAACAGCCTTGCCGAAAGCCCCGGTCGGAAACGGCAGTTTTGGCGATAGGACGCGCGCGCTGGCTCGATCGGCCGGACGACATAGCGCGATGGTCGCAGGCCGCGCGGGCTGCATCGGCCGTTGTCACGGTCGCGGCGGCGTGGCCGTGATGCTCACAGATTGAGTCCGGCGCCGCTCGCAAGTCGCTCGCACACCAGCTGTTTCCGCCGAGACCCCGGCCCGACGCAAGTCGGGCGCGGGAGGTCCCGCGCCCGACCGGGGCATTTTAAGATATCGAGTCCGCCGGCGTCGCCAAGTCGCTCGGCCGGCGGCTGATTTGGTGACTCGCCCTAGGGCCTTCAGCCCTGCTGGATCGCCGACAGTTTCCAGGCGCCGCCATTGTCGCGGCGGAAGGTCCACACCTCGGTCGTTTCGCTCGGCTGCTCGGAGCCGTCGAGCAGGCGGCCGCTCGAGGTGTCGAGGGTGCGGTCGACCATCGAGAACCGCATGGCGACGGTGGCGTAGTCGGTCGGACCTTCGCGCCAGGCTTCGGCAAGGTCGCCCTGCAGCAGCTTGACGTCATCGATGCGGTTGACCCGGCCGGCGGTGCCGTCGGCGGCGAGCTGGTCGGCGAAGTAGCCGGCGATTTCAGGGGTGGTGTTCTGGCGCAGCGTGGCAACGTCGCCACGGCCATAAGCGATCTCGACGTCGCTGAGCAGCTTCTCGAAGCTGTCGAAGTCCGCCGCGGTCAGGCCGACGCCGTCGAAGCCGGCCTTGCGCTGGGCGGGGGCGCCACCGCCGCCGAACATCGGCCGCCGGCCCATGTCGGCGCCGCCGTCGAGGCCGGCGCGGTTGAGCGGCGCCGGGCCGCGTGCGGCCGGGCCACCGGCCAACGCCGGCTGCGGTCGGCGGAACAGCCGCAGCGCCAGCCACACCAGGCCGCCGATCAGCGCCACCTGAACCAGGAGGCCGAGCAGCCCGGCCATGCCGCCGAAGCCGCTGCCCATCAGCAGGCCGAACAGGCCGGCGCCGAGCAGGCCGCCGGCGATGCCGCCGAGCAGGCCGCGGCCGAAGCCGCCGGGTTGGGCGGCGGGTTGGCCGGGACGCGCCTGATTGACGCCGGGATTGGTTTGGCCCGGCTGGGTCATCGAGCGCTCGATCGGCGCGGCGGGCCGCGGCGCGGTGGTGGTGGCCGGCGGCGCGCTGAAGGTCTGCGATCCGCGGCTGCCCATATTGGAGCTCTTGCCAGCCTTGGCCATGGCATCGCCGACTGGCCATGCCAGCAGCAGGCCCGTTGCCGCAACCGCCGCAAGGCGCAGGAATGTGGGTCGAGCCGTCATCGAAT is from Blastochloris viridis and encodes:
- a CDS encoding tryptophanase, translating into MAQVKFFGEAVPLEMHKVRIVQKLNLLPIDQRHKALSVAGNNTFLLQNADVFLDMLTDSGVNAMSDQQLAAMMVADDAYAGSATYTRLDAKLREIFGTDYFLPAHQGRACEHILAKVLVTPGSVVAMNYHFTTTKAHITLQGGVIEELVADVGLEVNSTLPFKGDIDVAKLEAVIKKYGADKIAFVRVESGTNLIGGQPVSLQNMTELRKVCSHYGIPYVLDASLLADNLYFNKTREDSCKNLSIREITRKVADLFDVIYFSARKLGCARGGGICIRDKELYLKMRGLVPLYEGFLTYGGMSVREMEAMVVGLDETMDEDMISQGPLFIAAMVNDLDRRGIPVITPPGGLGCHLDAKRFVDHLPQSQYPAGALAAALYLVSGIRGMERGTLSEQREPDGREVFANMELVRLALPRRVFTLSQVKYAVDRIAWLHENRKLIGGLEFIEEPAILRFFYGLLKPVSDWQDKLVAKFRADFGDSL
- a CDS encoding TIM44-like domain-containing protein codes for the protein MTARPTFLRLAAVAATGLLLAWPVGDAMAKAGKSSNMGSRGSQTFSAPPATTTAPRPAAPIERSMTQPGQTNPGVNQARPGQPAAQPGGFGRGLLGGIAGGLLGAGLFGLLMGSGFGGMAGLLGLLVQVALIGGLVWLALRLFRRPQPALAGGPAARGPAPLNRAGLDGGADMGRRPMFGGGGAPAQRKAGFDGVGLTAADFDSFEKLLSDVEIAYGRGDVATLRQNTTPEIAGYFADQLAADGTAGRVNRIDDVKLLQGDLAEAWREGPTDYATVAMRFSMVDRTLDTSSGRLLDGSEQPSETTEVWTFRRDNGGAWKLSAIQQG
- a CDS encoding LysR family transcriptional regulator, encoding MTLDQLRIFVAVAEREHVTRAAGDLALTQSAVSAAVAALEARHATQLFHRVGRGIALTEAGRLFLVEARAVLARAAAAEAMLADLAGLARGHVAVAASQTVANDWLPPRLVAFRTAHPGVTVSLAIGNTAFVASQVGAGIVELGLVEGEVDHPLLAVEAVAEDQLVAVAAPGLAGVPDRALTPDDIRAMRWVARERGSGTRALFEAMVAAAGLTMADLAILLELPSNEAVRAAAAAGGGAAVLSRLAVAGALAAGTLRALDLEPPTRRLLARRFLALRHRERAPSRAGQALMATIRGPD
- a CDS encoding YeiH family protein, producing the protein MSVPPAPLAALPAQLRPAAGLLPGLALTGAVAGAAALLHLLPGLGDVSPMILAIVLGIAVRNLVGTPNWARAGFAFAVRRVLRFAIVLLGLQLTTAQVAAVGAGGLAIIAASLAATFLVTLWLGRLLKVERDLAVLIGAGTSICGASAVIAANTAVNASDEDVAYAVASVTVFGSLAMVLFPLVPGLLGLTPHAYGLWTGAAIHEIAQVVAAAFQGGPAAGEFGTVAKLTRVMMLAPLVLALAAGARRRGERRQAPLPWFVAGFAALVALNSTVAIPAEVKAPLVAATPFLLSVALAAMGLETDVRRLAAKGLGPLWLGLFAALFIAGFSLVLVMATM